From Natator depressus isolate rNatDep1 chromosome 7, rNatDep2.hap1, whole genome shotgun sequence, the proteins below share one genomic window:
- the RELA gene encoding transcription factor p65 isoform X1, with translation MDELLPLAFLQQDWGLQDPTPSSTPYVEIIEQPKQRGMRFRYKCEGRSAGSIPGEHSTDTTKTHPTIKINNYTGPGKVRISLVTKDIPHRPHPHELVGKDCKDGYYEAELSPERNIHSFQNLGIQCVKKRELDEAVAQRIRTNNNPFNVPLDNQKGDYDLNAVRLCFQVWVQDPVGTGHLVPLPLVVSQPIYDNRAPNTAELKICRVNRNSGSCLGGDEIFLLCDKVQKEDIEVRFFKDSWEAKGSFSQADVHRQVAIVFKTPPYQDQALREPVTVQMQLRRPSDKEVSEAMEFRYLPDEGDFHRIEEKRKRTRDTFKNFVQKAPFAAVVVPESRSPRRIAVPARTAAMPKPSLIRPSMSGLTGMAGTMGQLPTIQKPQATAQHPPLPFTGPSRAPPPPTPQLGFSTVNLEEFSSLGISSRAQPPPPAPEAEPNFDPFFHLPFEGGGDSVAMELGALLEDTTYTSLESINTTEFRQLLSQGSSTEGADGHSMLLTYPESITRLMSSQRGVVGVTGEEPQGNGGGGGASGANSFINGVLGGLPEENLTSMGDLDFSALLSQFSSS, from the exons ATGGATG AACTGCTGCCACTTGCCTTCCTCCAGCAGGACTGGGGCCTCCAGG ACCCTACCCCCAGCAGCACCCCCTACGTGGAGATCATCGAACAGCCCAAGCAGCGCGGCATGCGCTTCCGCTACAAGTGTGAGGGGCGCTCGGCCGGCAGCATCCCCGGGGAGCACAGCACTGACACCACCAAGACCCACCCCACCATCAAG ATCAATAATTACACAGGCCCCGGGAAGGTTCGTATCTCTCTGGTGACCAAGGACATCCCCCACCGACCCCACCCCCACGAGCTGGTGGGCAAGGACTGCAAGGACGGCTACTATGAGGCTGAGCTTTCACCTGAGCGCAACATCCACAG CTTCCAGAACCTGGGCATCCAGTGCGTGAAGAAACGGGAGCTGGACGAGGCTGTGGCACAGCGCATCCGCACCAACAATAACCCCTTCAATG TGCCCCTGGACAACCAAAAGGGGGACTATGACTTGAACGCCGTGCGGCTCTGCTTCCAGGTGTGGGTGCAGGACCCTGTGGGCACCGGGCACCTTGTCCCGCTGCCCCTCGTGGTGTCACAGCCGATCTACGACAACC GAGCTCCCAACACGGCTGAGCTGAAGATCTGCCGGGTCAATCGCAACTCGGGAAGCTGTCTGGGTGGGGACGAGATCTTCCTGCTCTGCGACAAGGTGCAGAAAG AGGACATTGAGGTCCGATTCTTCAAGGACTCGTGGGAGGCCAAGGGCTCCTTCTCGCAGGCAGACGTGCACCGGCAGGTTGCCATCGTGTTCAAAACCCCGCCCTACCAGGACCAGGCGCTCAGGGAGCCGGTGACGGTGCAGATGCAGCTCCGGCGCCCGTCTGACAAGGAGGTCAGCGAGGCCATGGAGTTCCGCTACCTGCCAGATGAAG GCGACTTCCACCGCATCGAGGAGAAGCGCAAGCGAACGCGGGACACCTTCAAGAACTTTGTGCAGAAAGCGCCTTTCGCAG CAGTGGTGGTTCCGGAGTCACGCTCCCCGCGTCGGATCGCTGTCCCTGCCCGCACAGCTGCCATGCCCAAACCCAGCCTCATCCGACCCAGTATGAGTG GTCTCACCGGAATGGCGGGCACCATGGGGCAGCTGCCGACCATCCAGAAGCCGCAGGCCACGGCCCAGCACCCCCCCTTACCCTTCACCGGGCCCAGccgagctcctcctcctcccaccccccagctgggcttcagtaCAGTCAACCTGGAGGAGTTCTCCAGCCTGGGCATCTCAAGccgggcccagcccccaccccctgctcctgaGGCTGAGCCCAACTTTGACCCCTTCTTCCACCTGCCGTTTGAGGGCGGGGGCGACTCAGTTGCCATGGAGCTGGGGGCCTTGCTGGAGGACACCACCTACACCAGCCTGGAGTCCATCAACACTACTGAGTTCCggcagctgctgagccaggggTCGTCCACCGAGGGTGCTGACGGGCACAGCATGCTCCTGACCTATCCCGAGTCGATCACCCGCCTGATGAGCAGCCAGCGTGGTGTGGTGGGCGTGACAGGGGAGGAGCCACAGGGCaacggcgggggtgggggggccagcGGTGCCAACAGCTTCATCAACGGGGTCCTGGGCGGCCTCCCAGAAGAGAACCTCACCTCCATGGGGGATCTGGACTTCAGCGCCCTGCTCAGCCAGTTCAGTTCCTCTTAG
- the RELA gene encoding transcription factor p65 isoform X2 translates to MDELLPLAFLQQDWGLQDPTPSSTPYVEIIEQPKQRGMRFRYKCEGRSAGSIPGEHSTDTTKTHPTIKINNYTGPGKVRISLVTKDIPHRPHPHELVGKDCKDGYYEAELSPERNIHSFQNLGIQCVKKRELDEAVAQRIRTNNNPFNVPLDNQKGDYDLNAVRLCFQVWVQDPVGTGHLVPLPLVVSQPIYDNRAPNTAELKICRVNRNSGSCLGGDEIFLLCDKVQKEDIEVRFFKDSWEAKGSFSQADVHRQVAIVFKTPPYQDQALREPVTVQMQLRRPSDKEVSEAMEFRYLPDEGDFHRIEEKRKRTRDTFKNFVQKAPFAVVVPESRSPRRIAVPARTAAMPKPSLIRPSMSGLTGMAGTMGQLPTIQKPQATAQHPPLPFTGPSRAPPPPTPQLGFSTVNLEEFSSLGISSRAQPPPPAPEAEPNFDPFFHLPFEGGGDSVAMELGALLEDTTYTSLESINTTEFRQLLSQGSSTEGADGHSMLLTYPESITRLMSSQRGVVGVTGEEPQGNGGGGGASGANSFINGVLGGLPEENLTSMGDLDFSALLSQFSSS, encoded by the exons ATGGATG AACTGCTGCCACTTGCCTTCCTCCAGCAGGACTGGGGCCTCCAGG ACCCTACCCCCAGCAGCACCCCCTACGTGGAGATCATCGAACAGCCCAAGCAGCGCGGCATGCGCTTCCGCTACAAGTGTGAGGGGCGCTCGGCCGGCAGCATCCCCGGGGAGCACAGCACTGACACCACCAAGACCCACCCCACCATCAAG ATCAATAATTACACAGGCCCCGGGAAGGTTCGTATCTCTCTGGTGACCAAGGACATCCCCCACCGACCCCACCCCCACGAGCTGGTGGGCAAGGACTGCAAGGACGGCTACTATGAGGCTGAGCTTTCACCTGAGCGCAACATCCACAG CTTCCAGAACCTGGGCATCCAGTGCGTGAAGAAACGGGAGCTGGACGAGGCTGTGGCACAGCGCATCCGCACCAACAATAACCCCTTCAATG TGCCCCTGGACAACCAAAAGGGGGACTATGACTTGAACGCCGTGCGGCTCTGCTTCCAGGTGTGGGTGCAGGACCCTGTGGGCACCGGGCACCTTGTCCCGCTGCCCCTCGTGGTGTCACAGCCGATCTACGACAACC GAGCTCCCAACACGGCTGAGCTGAAGATCTGCCGGGTCAATCGCAACTCGGGAAGCTGTCTGGGTGGGGACGAGATCTTCCTGCTCTGCGACAAGGTGCAGAAAG AGGACATTGAGGTCCGATTCTTCAAGGACTCGTGGGAGGCCAAGGGCTCCTTCTCGCAGGCAGACGTGCACCGGCAGGTTGCCATCGTGTTCAAAACCCCGCCCTACCAGGACCAGGCGCTCAGGGAGCCGGTGACGGTGCAGATGCAGCTCCGGCGCCCGTCTGACAAGGAGGTCAGCGAGGCCATGGAGTTCCGCTACCTGCCAGATGAAG GCGACTTCCACCGCATCGAGGAGAAGCGCAAGCGAACGCGGGACACCTTCAAGAACTTTGTGCAGAAAGCGCCTTTCGCAG TGGTGGTTCCGGAGTCACGCTCCCCGCGTCGGATCGCTGTCCCTGCCCGCACAGCTGCCATGCCCAAACCCAGCCTCATCCGACCCAGTATGAGTG GTCTCACCGGAATGGCGGGCACCATGGGGCAGCTGCCGACCATCCAGAAGCCGCAGGCCACGGCCCAGCACCCCCCCTTACCCTTCACCGGGCCCAGccgagctcctcctcctcccaccccccagctgggcttcagtaCAGTCAACCTGGAGGAGTTCTCCAGCCTGGGCATCTCAAGccgggcccagcccccaccccctgctcctgaGGCTGAGCCCAACTTTGACCCCTTCTTCCACCTGCCGTTTGAGGGCGGGGGCGACTCAGTTGCCATGGAGCTGGGGGCCTTGCTGGAGGACACCACCTACACCAGCCTGGAGTCCATCAACACTACTGAGTTCCggcagctgctgagccaggggTCGTCCACCGAGGGTGCTGACGGGCACAGCATGCTCCTGACCTATCCCGAGTCGATCACCCGCCTGATGAGCAGCCAGCGTGGTGTGGTGGGCGTGACAGGGGAGGAGCCACAGGGCaacggcgggggtgggggggccagcGGTGCCAACAGCTTCATCAACGGGGTCCTGGGCGGCCTCCCAGAAGAGAACCTCACCTCCATGGGGGATCTGGACTTCAGCGCCCTGCTCAGCCAGTTCAGTTCCTCTTAG